A window of the Sabethes cyaneus chromosome 1, idSabCyanKW18_F2, whole genome shotgun sequence genome harbors these coding sequences:
- the LOC128732776 gene encoding solute carrier family 25 member 45 translates to MKLITCDYISGCFAGACGVLVGHPLDTIKTWQQFSNNKIGSSIYNIIVRHNGLRGFYKGMFFPFVTNGALNSVVFAVYGDYLRTLQARCKSKKEQEQLWRKHILYAGSMAGAAQVFLACPVEVIKVRLQTLQYIGHPWRCSRDIFMREGIWGLYRGFTPMMCRDVLPYGIYMLVYEYMIDVEERLHHMKRSRQAGTGIGSTYEASLIATAGATAGVISWLFVVPFDVVKTVMQSETDPTVHKNMMHCFRRLVKRHGWTSLFRGSCMIIARAAPVNSATFLGYEWCLGQIHKWFSIDSR, encoded by the exons ATGAAGCTGATCACGTGTGACTACATATCCGGTTGTTTCGCTG GTGCTTGTGGAGTTCTGGTGGGTCATCCTTTGGATACTATTAAAACGTGGCAACAGTTTTCCAACAACAAAATCGGTTCCTCAATCTATAACATTATAGTGCGTCATAATGGG CTTCGGGGTTTCTACAAGGGAATGTTCTTTCCGTTTGTCACAAATGGTGCTCTGAATTCCGTAGTTTTTGCGGTATACGGTGATTACCTGCGGACTCTCCAAGCACG TTGCAAGTCGAAAAAGGAGCAAGAACAGCTCTGGCGAAAGCATATCTTGTACGCTGGTTCGATGGCAGGAGCTGCGCAAGTTTTCCTGGCCTGCCCTGTAGAAGTGATCAAAGTTCGTCTACAAACACTTCAAT ATATTGGTCACCCGTGGCGCTGCTCCCGGGATATTTTTATGCGCGAGGGTATTTGGGGTTTATATCGGGGTTTCACGCCAATGATGTGCCGCGACGTGTTGCCATACGGCATTTACATGCTGGTTTATGAGTACATGATTGATGTGGAAGAGCGGTTACATCACATGAAACGCAGCCGCCAGGCAGGAACGGGAATCGGAAGTACATACGAGGCATCACTAATAGCCACTGCTGGTGCCACGGCAGGAGTCATATCGTGGTTATTTGTTGTACCCTTCGACGTTGTCAAAACCGTGATGCAGTCCGAAACGGACCCCACGGTGCATAAAAACATGATGCACTGCTTCAGGCGGCTGGTTAAG CGTCACGGATGGACATCACTGTTTCGTGGTAGTTGTATGATAATTGCCAGAGCGGCTCCAGTGAATTCCGCTACTTTTCTAGGCTATGAATGGTGTTTGGGGCAGATTCACAAATGGTTTAGTATTGATAGTAGATAG